The following coding sequences lie in one Acidimicrobiia bacterium genomic window:
- a CDS encoding glutaredoxin family protein: MIFGLSVGWPAGVFVLLVGAIAQVAYVRWFPHVSRWVGYGVVADEPAGGMSQRSSSHVTLYTANLCPFCPLVRERLQVLQREMGFELHEIDVTFRPGLVLSKGFRAVPVIEIDGRQVVGNATSAQLASLLTARPV; the protein is encoded by the coding sequence GTGATCTTCGGGCTGAGCGTCGGGTGGCCAGCCGGAGTCTTCGTACTCCTTGTCGGTGCGATCGCCCAGGTGGCATATGTCCGCTGGTTTCCCCATGTTTCCCGGTGGGTTGGGTATGGCGTGGTCGCCGACGAACCGGCCGGAGGGATGAGTCAGCGCAGCTCATCTCATGTCACGCTGTACACCGCCAATCTGTGTCCTTTTTGTCCACTTGTTCGAGAGCGGCTACAGGTTCTCCAGCGGGAGATGGGTTTTGAGTTGCACGAGATAGACGTCACCTTTCGGCCGGGACTCGTTCTGTCCAAGGGGTTTCGTGCTGTGCCCGTGATCGAGATCGACGGTCGACAAGTGGTCGGTAACGCCACTTCGGCTCAGCTGGCTTCACTCCTCACAGCACGACCGGTGTAA
- a CDS encoding CPBP family intramembrane metalloprotease, translating to MRLIRRYPTVSFWVIAFAIAWGIGFTAGVDPEVIADSYSPVAAFLIDRIPKFAITIAGLVVVFGGGVDRKAFMRRLTTWKVPARWYVLALGGPLLAYGVGAWLAPGAKTVSLDAQLVGAALFGAETGLVTYLFTRAGLGEEPGLRGFALARHEQRLSPRRAALLMGGLWGAWHLPVLLDRDVVSVLAFLLSVIALTFVFSWVFHRSGESVLVVALLHSAINAFDDVWETVIPELTTVDWEIPFVAITFVAGIAAAVALKSTVGRADVGMEGNA from the coding sequence ATGCGATTAATCCGAAGGTACCCGACGGTTTCGTTCTGGGTGATCGCTTTTGCGATCGCATGGGGTATCGGGTTCACTGCCGGCGTCGATCCCGAAGTGATTGCGGACAGCTACTCGCCGGTGGCGGCGTTTCTCATCGATCGAATCCCAAAGTTCGCCATTACGATCGCCGGGCTCGTTGTCGTCTTCGGCGGTGGAGTCGATCGGAAAGCCTTCATGCGGCGGCTCACGACGTGGAAGGTACCGGCTCGGTGGTATGTGCTGGCCCTTGGAGGCCCGCTGCTGGCCTATGGAGTTGGGGCTTGGCTCGCTCCGGGCGCCAAAACCGTTTCTCTCGATGCCCAACTGGTGGGAGCTGCTCTATTCGGAGCCGAGACAGGGCTCGTTACCTATCTGTTCACCCGTGCAGGCTTGGGAGAAGAACCGGGTCTCCGTGGATTTGCATTGGCGCGGCACGAACAACGTCTATCTCCTCGTCGAGCAGCCCTCCTGATGGGGGGACTCTGGGGCGCCTGGCACTTGCCCGTGCTTCTCGACCGTGATGTCGTGTCGGTCCTGGCCTTCTTGTTGAGTGTGATCGCACTCACGTTCGTCTTTTCGTGGGTGTTTCATCGGAGTGGCGAGAGCGTATTGGTCGTTGCATTGCTCCACTCAGCCATCAACGCTTTCGATGATGTATGGGAAACCGTGATTCCCGAGTTGACGACCGTTGACTGGGAGATCCCCTTCGTGGCGATCACATTTGTCGCTGGAATCGCCGCCGCAGTGGCTCTCAAGTCAACCGTGGGTCGGGCAGATGTTGGCATGGAAGGGAACGCCTAG
- a CDS encoding YrdB family protein → MNAPEMALGNLALRFGLELAALVGLAMGAWASSSGWVRWAAVIVVPVTVAAIWGVFNVVGDPSRSGDAPIEVPGWLRLGIELVVLGGGAGGFYLSERPNFAIGVGALVIVHYGVSVRRVHWLLDR, encoded by the coding sequence ATGAACGCTCCTGAGATGGCCCTGGGGAACCTGGCTCTACGGTTCGGCTTGGAACTCGCCGCACTGGTTGGCCTGGCGATGGGCGCTTGGGCGTCGTCGTCCGGGTGGGTTCGATGGGCGGCGGTGATCGTGGTGCCTGTGACCGTTGCTGCTATCTGGGGCGTGTTCAATGTGGTGGGTGATCCGAGTCGCTCAGGCGACGCTCCCATTGAGGTGCCAGGTTGGCTGCGCCTCGGGATCGAATTGGTGGTTTTGGGTGGTGGCGCCGGAGGGTTCTATCTGTCCGAGCGCCCCAACTTTGCGATCGGCGTCGGGGCATTAGTCATCGTTCACTACGGCGTGTCCGTCAGGAGAGTGCACTGGCTACTCGATCGCTAG
- a CDS encoding LLM class flavin-dependent oxidoreductase — protein sequence MTRFYLHTSTTTLESFLARVQQAEELNYSGMFVADGQLDVLDPFQLIAASRSVATRIGVGTAATNVVFRDPTLLAGEAATANQITGGRFILGIGTGDSNTYTFGRKPTKLADMEQATKDIRSLLSGGTVDSAVGPARLRYSAGDTTVPIYFAVDGPRGLEAAGRVADGVMLGSGFDLDVIESARRHIAKGAEEAGRDPESIHLMAAGIIYVLEDGEAARKLARRRIANRAHHNFRLSLDSVPEVEREGVRRFMEAFDISRPLEERVPVELVSDYLVRRFTISGTPGECIDRVRELRSIGVESFLLTPPEYAWQEVAQMWAEEVMPHVT from the coding sequence ATGACCAGGTTCTATTTGCACACGTCGACAACGACCCTCGAGTCATTCCTCGCCAGAGTCCAGCAGGCCGAGGAGTTGAACTACTCAGGTATGTTCGTCGCCGATGGCCAACTCGATGTCCTCGACCCATTTCAGCTCATCGCGGCATCGAGAAGTGTTGCGACCCGGATTGGGGTGGGCACCGCGGCGACGAACGTGGTCTTTCGTGATCCGACCTTGCTGGCGGGTGAAGCCGCCACGGCAAACCAGATCACGGGCGGTCGTTTCATCCTGGGCATCGGGACCGGCGACTCGAACACGTACACGTTCGGTCGCAAGCCAACCAAACTGGCGGACATGGAGCAGGCGACGAAGGACATACGATCTCTGCTGAGCGGGGGGACGGTGGATTCGGCGGTCGGTCCCGCTCGCCTTCGTTACTCTGCGGGAGACACTACGGTTCCGATCTATTTCGCCGTGGACGGACCAAGGGGCCTCGAGGCGGCCGGCCGGGTTGCCGATGGCGTGATGCTTGGCAGCGGTTTCGACCTCGATGTCATCGAGTCCGCTCGTCGCCACATCGCCAAAGGTGCTGAGGAGGCAGGTCGAGACCCTGAGTCGATCCATCTCATGGCTGCTGGCATCATCTACGTCTTGGAGGACGGTGAAGCCGCGCGCAAGCTTGCACGCCGGCGCATCGCCAACCGGGCACATCACAATTTTCGTCTCTCTCTCGATTCAGTTCCGGAGGTGGAGCGTGAGGGGGTACGACGGTTCATGGAGGCGTTCGACATCAGCCGGCCTCTCGAGGAACGGGTTCCAGTCGAGTTGGTTTCGGACTATCTCGTGCGGAGATTCACGATTTCCGGCACCCCTGGCGAGTGCATCGATCGGGTCCGCGAGCTGCGCTCCATAGGAGTGGAGAGCTTCCTCCTTACGCCTCCAGAATACGCATGGCAAGAGGTCGCTCAAATGTGGGCCGAAGAAGTGATGCCGCACGTGACTTGA
- a CDS encoding GAF domain-containing protein — MTATVDRSSALFASLPMSPHAAVAELGQAALGGLPLNEFFKRVTDLVCNALDVEFSKVLRQPTPGSRLIVVASAGWGPEVEVGASTVSSRPTSQAGYTMATHEPVMVDDVSKESRFEVGDSFVRYGVRSGMSVVIPDHHRPYGILAVHTRIPRRFTIDEGDFLRSIANVISGTVQNQRARDRIEAQANDQERRLRFQTALATCAQMLLTNTGGNRLDKAVEALLTATQATYVFVERNQVDPELGFCSRTVTTINDPTTTRIQDHDGYWNLVPWERMPISRRSLEKGEPFTFTPGQLEGVEYDLYASEPDPVKSELNIPIFVAGKWDGLIGFSDTTTVREWTAEDISLLTTAATMIGAFWESESARENREQLLRAKDEFLASVSHELRTPLTAVVGFGEILRDTGHLLSETERHEFLQLLVTQGSDVSNIVNDLLVAAKADIGSLNVSRVNVNLRAQIAQVVENVDPDLRARINVLDTIDVRALGDPDRIRQVVRNLINNASHYGGPSIEIRLLEDETPRLQVCDNGRGIPDEDRERIFQPYQRAHNAQGVAGSLGLGLSISRQLAHLMGGDLVYRYDDNESIFELTLPRAE; from the coding sequence GTGACCGCCACAGTAGATCGTTCGTCAGCCCTGTTTGCCTCCCTTCCCATGTCTCCCCATGCGGCGGTAGCCGAGCTCGGTCAAGCAGCTTTGGGCGGGCTCCCGTTGAATGAATTCTTCAAACGGGTCACGGATCTGGTTTGTAACGCTCTCGACGTCGAATTCTCGAAAGTCCTTCGCCAGCCCACTCCGGGGTCAAGGCTCATCGTTGTCGCGTCAGCGGGTTGGGGCCCCGAGGTGGAAGTTGGCGCGAGTACCGTGTCATCCCGCCCCACCTCACAGGCCGGGTACACCATGGCAACCCACGAGCCGGTGATGGTCGACGATGTCTCAAAGGAGTCTCGGTTCGAGGTTGGCGACTCTTTCGTCCGATACGGAGTGAGAAGCGGCATGAGTGTCGTGATCCCCGATCACCATCGGCCATACGGAATCCTGGCGGTGCACACACGGATTCCCCGGAGATTTACGATCGACGAAGGCGATTTCTTGCGATCGATCGCCAATGTCATCAGCGGTACGGTTCAGAACCAGCGGGCCCGGGATCGGATCGAAGCTCAGGCGAACGATCAGGAGCGACGCTTGCGCTTTCAGACTGCTCTCGCCACCTGCGCGCAGATGCTTCTCACCAACACCGGAGGCAACCGACTGGACAAAGCAGTCGAAGCCCTGCTTACTGCCACCCAGGCAACCTATGTCTTCGTCGAACGCAACCAGGTCGACCCGGAACTTGGCTTCTGTTCGCGAACTGTAACCACAATCAATGACCCAACAACGACTCGAATTCAGGATCACGACGGCTATTGGAATCTGGTCCCTTGGGAAAGAATGCCGATCTCGCGTCGGTCGTTGGAAAAGGGGGAGCCCTTCACATTCACGCCGGGCCAGCTTGAGGGCGTCGAATACGATCTTTACGCGTCCGAACCAGACCCGGTCAAGTCCGAACTCAACATCCCGATCTTCGTCGCAGGAAAGTGGGATGGCCTGATCGGGTTCTCAGATACGACCACCGTTCGTGAGTGGACGGCCGAAGATATCTCACTGCTCACCACCGCCGCCACGATGATCGGCGCCTTCTGGGAAAGCGAATCCGCCCGTGAAAACCGCGAGCAGCTGCTCCGGGCCAAAGACGAGTTTCTTGCCAGCGTCAGCCACGAACTGCGGACCCCCCTGACGGCAGTCGTTGGCTTCGGCGAGATACTGAGAGACACTGGCCATCTCCTCAGTGAAACCGAGCGACACGAATTCCTTCAGTTGCTCGTCACCCAGGGTTCCGATGTGTCCAACATTGTCAACGATCTCCTGGTCGCAGCCAAAGCCGACATCGGCAGCCTCAACGTCAGCAGGGTAAACGTCAATCTGCGGGCCCAGATCGCCCAGGTTGTCGAAAACGTTGATCCCGACCTCCGCGCTCGCATCAACGTTCTCGATACGATCGACGTTCGTGCTCTAGGCGATCCTGATCGAATCCGTCAGGTGGTTCGAAACCTCATCAACAACGCTAGCCACTACGGTGGACCGTCCATAGAGATTCGGCTGCTAGAAGACGAGACCCCACGGCTGCAAGTGTGTGACAACGGTCGTGGCATTCCTGACGAAGACCGCGAACGCATCTTTCAGCCGTACCAGCGTGCCCACAATGCTCAAGGGGTTGCCGGCTCACTCGGGTTGGGGCTTTCGATATCTCGCCAATTGGCCCACCTCATGGGTGGCGATCTGGTCTACCGATATGACGACAACGAAAGCATCTTCGAACTCACCCTGCCCCGAGCCGAATAG